One Candidatus Flexicrinis proximus DNA window includes the following coding sequences:
- the lysA gene encoding diaminopimelate decarboxylase, translating into MLNDSIRYIAGRLKIDEVDLSDLARETPTYVYSLKRAVGNYRSIRDAFADLDAHIHYSAKANANLSILQALISEGAGIDAVSAGEAYRALQAGCEPEKVVFAGVGKRPDELRWAVEKGIGWFNVENVRELERLNDIGREMGKRTRVALRLNPDVTANTHPYIATGHGGAKFGLTADVVGEILRRQSDFPAVDFAGIHIHIGSQLGDTVATHTAVNTALHLISPYRHIRTVNIGGGLPVAYEEGKNLPTPREFAETLYPLLKDYSIILEPGRSIIADAGVLLTEVLYVKRQAGQRIIIVDASMTELIRPALYQARHAIVPLAQPSGELAPAEVVGPVCESSDTLGHAVPLPDVKSGDKLAILTAGAYGMVMASNYNARPRPAEIAVLQDGMSQKVARRRETLEDLVRLEQ; encoded by the coding sequence ATGCTGAACGACTCGATTCGCTATATCGCGGGACGCTTAAAGATCGACGAGGTCGACTTGTCGGACCTTGCTCGGGAAACCCCAACCTATGTCTACAGCCTGAAACGGGCCGTGGGCAATTACCGCAGTATACGCGATGCGTTCGCAGACCTGGATGCACATATCCATTACAGCGCCAAGGCAAACGCCAACCTGTCGATCCTGCAGGCGCTGATCAGCGAGGGAGCGGGGATTGACGCAGTGAGCGCCGGCGAAGCCTACCGCGCACTGCAGGCGGGGTGCGAACCTGAAAAGGTGGTCTTCGCCGGCGTGGGAAAACGCCCGGACGAGCTGCGGTGGGCGGTCGAAAAAGGAATCGGATGGTTCAATGTCGAGAACGTGCGGGAACTTGAGCGACTGAACGACATCGGGCGGGAGATGGGAAAGCGAACGCGCGTCGCGCTGAGGCTGAACCCCGACGTCACAGCGAACACACACCCGTATATTGCGACCGGTCATGGCGGCGCGAAGTTTGGCCTCACGGCGGACGTTGTGGGGGAAATACTCAGGCGGCAGTCCGATTTTCCGGCTGTGGATTTCGCCGGAATTCACATCCACATCGGCAGCCAACTCGGCGATACGGTGGCCACGCATACCGCAGTCAACACAGCATTGCATCTGATTTCCCCGTATCGGCACATTCGCACGGTGAACATCGGCGGCGGGCTTCCAGTCGCCTACGAGGAGGGGAAAAACCTTCCGACCCCGCGGGAATTTGCGGAGACGCTGTACCCGCTGCTCAAGGACTACAGCATTATCCTCGAACCAGGACGGTCGATCATTGCGGACGCAGGCGTACTGCTTACGGAAGTACTCTATGTGAAGCGACAAGCGGGCCAGCGCATTATCATTGTCGATGCCAGCATGACGGAGTTGATTCGCCCGGCGCTCTATCAGGCCCGGCATGCGATCGTGCCGCTGGCGCAGCCATCGGGTGAACTAGCTCCTGCCGAAGTGGTGGGACCCGTGTGCGAATCCTCTGACACGCTGGGACACGCTGTCCCACTCCCGGATGTTAAGTCCGGAGATAAGTTGGCGATCCTTACGGCGGGCGCATATGGGATGGTGATGGCCAGCAACTACAACGCCCGCCCGCGCCCAGCCGAGATCGCCGTCCTGCAAGATGGGATGTCACAAAAGGTCGCAAGGCGCCGAGAAACCTTGGAAGATCTGGTGAGGCTGGAGCAGTAA
- a CDS encoding 3-hydroxyacyl-CoA dehydrogenase, giving the protein MEIAGKVALVTGGASGLGGGTVRRLAGHGAKVIIADINNSVGQALADELGANTYFLKTDVSDPAQVQSAIDAAKTHFGGLDIVVNCAGIGLAMRTVTKDGPHSLELFERVIRVNLIGTFNVIRLAAAVIGENAGDQHGERGVIVNTASVAAFDGQIGQAAYSASKGGIVGMTLPIARDLSRSGIRVVTIAPGLFDTPLLAGLPEAARLSLGQQVPFPSRLGQPSEYAQLVQAIIENTMLNGEVIRLDGALRMAPK; this is encoded by the coding sequence ATGGAGATCGCTGGAAAAGTTGCCCTTGTTACGGGAGGTGCGTCGGGCCTGGGCGGCGGAACGGTACGCCGACTGGCAGGGCACGGCGCCAAAGTCATCATCGCGGACATTAACAACTCTGTGGGACAGGCGCTGGCCGATGAACTCGGGGCCAACACCTATTTTCTGAAGACCGACGTCAGTGATCCTGCGCAAGTCCAGAGTGCAATTGACGCCGCAAAGACACATTTCGGCGGGCTGGACATTGTGGTGAACTGTGCGGGAATTGGGCTTGCGATGCGTACCGTGACCAAGGATGGCCCGCACTCCCTGGAGTTATTCGAGCGGGTGATTCGCGTCAATCTGATCGGAACGTTCAATGTGATCCGGCTTGCGGCCGCAGTGATAGGCGAAAATGCGGGTGACCAGCACGGCGAGCGGGGCGTCATCGTCAACACGGCCTCAGTGGCCGCCTTCGACGGGCAGATCGGGCAAGCCGCTTATAGCGCGTCAAAGGGGGGGATCGTGGGGATGACGCTGCCGATCGCACGCGACCTGTCGCGCAGCGGCATCCGGGTTGTCACGATCGCGCCGGGATTGTTCGATACGCCGCTGCTGGCCGGACTACCCGAGGCTGCAAGACTTTCGCTCGGCCAACAGGTGCCATTCCCCTCACGGCTTGGCCAACCTTCAGAATACGCCCAGCTGGTACAGGCGATCATTGAGAATACCATGCTCAACGGCGAAGTCATCAGGCTGGACGGCGCACTGCGAATGGCGCCCAAGTAG
- a CDS encoding dynamin family protein translates to MLTDLLEVLPKIDGLNPDNAAQARDALFHADNPYLMVFVGAFNSGKSSLINALLGSGDILPVGPVPTTDRISILRYSEQAQRIVAGDTDTLMYPAPILQKVSLVDTPGLESVFQTHESITRKFLHRADAVFYVMLATQAMSAGSMQSLQTLRDYGKKIILLVNQADLLTPTESDTVRKYVAEQSQAVLGHAVPVWLVSAKLGLAAQTADDSDGWTASGLNQIEAYVDSQLDDAERLRQKLLTPLQIAETTAAHAVARLKNNQTALDQSQAIADNVRAQITAQERDQRQAVRAISQEAEGKFAEVGKRAEVAIRDIFQLSRVLGAFWRGVFEIIGLARLFRRGKTPNYILASFQNYKVFEPLDELPAVIDKLAPRLEGRDLQDLDQLVGYTTREIGGLPDGIRQKVIGAPQAPVVYERRSLQEVRPSLTDIEEAARKLESERFVQASRTAVIYLALWELLIIVFGVAVLASGMASESSQTGLLLLVVLLTLAMLGLIIMPVVGRVLARNFKSNLYALQSRYTEALGKAADQQIEYSMRLRRDAVAPLTRLVEAQVEMQNQQLQRLHSIESELNRLEQDVNRLGRKSGLFGMRG, encoded by the coding sequence GTGTTGACTGACCTTCTGGAAGTCCTTCCGAAGATCGACGGCCTAAACCCCGACAACGCGGCACAAGCCCGTGATGCGCTCTTCCACGCCGACAATCCATACCTGATGGTCTTTGTGGGGGCCTTCAATTCCGGCAAGAGCAGCCTGATCAACGCGTTGTTAGGGTCCGGCGACATTCTCCCGGTTGGCCCCGTCCCAACCACCGATCGTATCAGCATCCTCCGCTATTCTGAACAGGCCCAGAGGATTGTCGCAGGCGATACCGATACGCTGATGTATCCGGCGCCCATTCTGCAAAAGGTCAGCCTGGTCGACACTCCAGGTCTTGAATCGGTCTTTCAGACCCACGAATCGATTACCCGCAAATTCCTGCACCGTGCCGATGCTGTCTTCTATGTCATGCTGGCGACTCAGGCGATGAGCGCGGGCAGTATGCAGTCGCTCCAGACTCTTCGTGACTACGGCAAGAAAATCATCCTGCTCGTCAACCAGGCCGACCTCCTCACGCCGACCGAGTCCGATACGGTTCGAAAATACGTTGCGGAACAAAGCCAGGCCGTTCTTGGACATGCTGTCCCTGTCTGGCTGGTTTCGGCGAAGCTGGGGCTCGCCGCACAGACTGCCGACGATTCTGACGGATGGACGGCAAGCGGACTGAATCAAATCGAAGCCTACGTTGACAGTCAATTGGATGACGCCGAACGGCTGCGGCAGAAACTCCTTACGCCTCTGCAAATTGCCGAGACGACCGCCGCCCATGCCGTAGCGCGGCTCAAGAATAACCAGACGGCCCTTGACCAATCTCAGGCGATCGCCGATAACGTTCGCGCCCAGATCACTGCCCAGGAACGGGACCAGCGCCAGGCCGTCCGTGCAATCTCGCAGGAAGCCGAGGGAAAATTCGCCGAAGTCGGCAAACGTGCTGAAGTCGCGATTCGCGATATCTTTCAGCTCAGCCGTGTACTGGGTGCGTTTTGGCGCGGAGTGTTCGAGATCATCGGCCTTGCCCGACTTTTCCGCCGGGGAAAGACGCCAAATTACATCCTCGCGTCCTTCCAGAATTACAAGGTATTCGAACCTCTCGATGAACTCCCGGCCGTGATCGACAAGCTTGCACCGCGCCTTGAAGGTCGCGATCTGCAGGATCTTGATCAGCTTGTCGGCTATACCACCAGGGAAATTGGCGGCCTTCCAGACGGAATCCGTCAAAAGGTGATCGGCGCGCCTCAGGCTCCGGTCGTCTATGAGCGGCGTTCCCTTCAGGAGGTGCGGCCGTCACTGACAGATATTGAAGAGGCGGCCCGTAAACTGGAATCTGAACGCTTCGTACAGGCCTCACGGACTGCCGTGATCTACCTCGCCCTGTGGGAACTTCTGATTATCGTGTTTGGCGTGGCGGTCCTGGCCAGCGGCATGGCATCCGAAAGCAGTCAGACGGGATTGCTACTGCTGGTTGTTCTGCTGACTCTCGCAATGTTGGGCCTGATAATCATGCCCGTAGTCGGACGTGTGCTGGCGCGTAACTTCAAGTCGAATTTATACGCGCTGCAATCGCGTTATACCGAGGCGTTAGGTAAAGCCGCAGATCAGCAGATTGAGTACTCGATGCGTTTGCGCCGGGACGCAGTAGCGCCACTGACCCGCCTCGTCGAGGCGCAGGTCGAGATGCAGAACCAGCAGCTGCAGCGACTGCATTCCATCGAATCTGAACTCAACCGGCTCGAACAGGACGTGAATAGACTGGGTCGCAAGAGCGGCCTCTTTGGAATGCGAGGATAG
- a CDS encoding YceI family protein, whose translation MKRSVSLPVFIVSVLAALAVGGLGAVLGYVYFVGGSGEATRDVEAAPIAPGAEDTSATRTFTILPEESEISFKLEEDLMGARTTVIGTSNQVTGNIAVNFDDPTRSMVGPIEINLRTLATNNEFRNRAIRDQILESNQDRYEFTTFTPTAVARLPEAVAVGDTFTFSLTGNLPIREITREVVWEVTVTVVSETRLEGIAITQVTRSDYELVIPNVPSVANVTDEVDLKIEFVAIAD comes from the coding sequence ATGAAGCGATCAGTCTCACTCCCTGTATTTATCGTAAGTGTCCTTGCTGCGCTCGCTGTGGGCGGCCTGGGTGCTGTCCTCGGTTACGTCTATTTCGTCGGCGGAAGTGGTGAAGCGACCCGCGACGTAGAGGCAGCTCCTATCGCTCCGGGTGCTGAAGACACGTCTGCCACGCGGACATTCACCATCCTCCCCGAGGAGTCTGAAATCAGCTTCAAGCTGGAAGAAGACCTGATGGGAGCGCGAACCACGGTCATTGGGACGTCGAATCAGGTGACTGGCAATATCGCCGTCAACTTCGATGATCCCACCAGATCGATGGTTGGCCCGATCGAAATCAATCTGCGCACGCTGGCCACCAACAACGAGTTCCGCAACCGTGCCATTCGTGACCAGATCCTCGAGTCGAACCAGGATCGGTATGAATTCACGACCTTTACACCGACCGCCGTCGCTAGGTTACCCGAAGCCGTCGCAGTCGGCGACACCTTCACCTTTTCGCTGACGGGAAACTTGCCCATCCGCGAGATCACGCGCGAAGTGGTGTGGGAAGTCACGGTTACAGTCGTGTCGGAAACCCGGCTTGAAGGCATCGCGATTACGCAGGTGACGCGCAGTGACTATGAACTCGTGATACCCAACGTACCATCGGTTGCCAACGTTACCGACGAAGTCGATCTCAAGATCGAATTTGTCGCGATCGCCGATTAA
- a CDS encoding tyrosine--tRNA ligase: protein MSHAASIDEQVEILMSGAEYGDPETKVTMTRELRERLVEAHAAGRPLRVYCGYDPRKPDLHLGHTITMRKLRQFQEFGHDVTFLIGTFTSLIGDPSDKDKARNQLTPDEVRENAQTYAQQAFKILDPALTRVRYNDEWLSTLDFADIIRLASNFTVQQFLVRENFANRISEGLPIYLHEFFYALMQAYDAVAQEADVQVGGQDQLFNIVVAGRKLQQGLGQKPQIAIIMGESLPGTDGAMKMSKSQGNHIPLMGEPWDMYGKVMSLPDKAMPVFYKLILGWAPSLVIELEVGLKDGSVHPNEAKMRLAREIVAIYHSPSDADAAQKRWDEVFRNKSGSGVPTDIDEAPVMINERVVSVLVRLKMVASGKEATRLIEQGGIRLNDAPVTDLHATVSADMLPAVLQVGKRKFVRLVVQS, encoded by the coding sequence ATGAGCCACGCTGCAAGTATCGACGAGCAGGTTGAGATATTGATGTCCGGCGCCGAATATGGCGACCCGGAAACGAAAGTCACGATGACCCGCGAACTACGCGAGCGGTTAGTCGAAGCGCACGCAGCAGGCCGTCCGCTCCGGGTCTATTGTGGATATGATCCGCGCAAACCCGACCTTCATCTCGGACACACCATCACCATGCGTAAGCTGCGCCAGTTTCAGGAATTCGGACATGATGTCACCTTCCTGATCGGCACCTTTACCAGCCTGATCGGTGATCCTTCCGACAAAGACAAGGCGCGTAACCAGCTCACGCCGGACGAAGTTCGCGAGAACGCGCAGACCTATGCCCAGCAGGCCTTCAAAATCCTCGACCCGGCGCTCACACGGGTGCGCTATAACGACGAATGGCTCTCGACGCTTGATTTTGCGGATATCATCCGCCTGGCAAGCAACTTCACCGTACAGCAGTTCCTCGTACGCGAAAACTTCGCCAATCGAATCAGCGAGGGCTTGCCCATCTACCTGCACGAGTTCTTCTATGCGCTGATGCAGGCCTATGATGCTGTCGCGCAGGAAGCAGACGTTCAAGTCGGCGGACAGGATCAGCTGTTTAATATCGTCGTCGCCGGGCGCAAACTCCAGCAGGGTTTGGGGCAGAAGCCGCAGATCGCAATTATCATGGGCGAATCGCTTCCCGGCACCGACGGCGCCATGAAGATGAGCAAGTCCCAGGGCAACCACATTCCGCTGATGGGTGAGCCATGGGATATGTACGGTAAAGTCATGAGCTTGCCGGACAAGGCAATGCCAGTGTTCTACAAACTGATTTTGGGTTGGGCGCCCTCGCTGGTGATCGAACTCGAAGTCGGCCTGAAGGATGGCTCCGTGCATCCCAACGAGGCGAAAATGCGCCTTGCCCGCGAAATCGTCGCGATTTACCACAGTCCGTCCGATGCAGACGCCGCGCAGAAACGCTGGGACGAAGTCTTCCGCAACAAGAGTGGCTCGGGTGTGCCGACGGATATCGATGAGGCTCCCGTGATGATCAACGAGCGCGTCGTCAGTGTGCTCGTGCGGCTCAAGATGGTCGCAAGTGGCAAAGAAGCAACCCGCCTGATCGAACAGGGCGGGATTCGCCTCAACGACGCTCCCGTGACAGACCTGCATGCTACAGTATCGGCCGACATGCTTCCAGCTGTCCTGCAGGTTGGCAAACGCAAGTTCGTCCGACTCGTCGTTCAATCCTAA
- a CDS encoding dynamin family protein produces the protein MMLGTAPATGALETLREQTVHLLTDIAASLGEVGEPAKEDRGRLQDMAADLREAFFLVAIIGEFNAGKSTFINALLGEPLLPMGVTPTTEGIELVRYSSQAIRVPTLRENSSTREWAHPNTGAPGVALVDTPGTGSVFQRHETTAKGFLHRSDLVIFVVNAKRALADAERIYLDLAKHYGKKIILVVNQIDLLELNERETVRRFVEQQVKQALDLSPLIFMVSAKEALNGGDGGIGAVKAHLRGVFAQTPPAQQKLLAQLNTALQIVRLYENQLAERYDTVSADSTRAKTIRLELEQQSVTLADPLKAARAEIDGVFEILRQRGTAFIDTNLSVRILSRGPSKEKLQADFLEQVIGRAPRDISEAATNYVNALVDNSRVYWRGVIERLNRLKDVLETEVGGLDATAYAQQREGLDEAIRIAETELRSYQSGELASELHTVFEGNMSGLRYNFLYASGGLLLILLALAPAGPVIGIVAAPLALPALVFGAPLAAIGGVGLIRYLRRVANETKADFNAHVDKLMGTYHRALDDLTGRERSRLSHYGMQVLTPIFSRLEALAAQSKAQHEVFQRLEDRTITLKRTVEAETPA, from the coding sequence ATGATGCTAGGGACTGCTCCGGCTACCGGAGCACTGGAAACACTTCGCGAGCAGACGGTTCACCTCCTGACGGATATCGCCGCGTCCTTGGGCGAAGTCGGCGAGCCTGCGAAGGAAGACCGTGGCCGGCTTCAGGATATGGCCGCCGATCTGCGAGAAGCATTCTTCCTCGTTGCGATTATTGGCGAGTTCAATGCCGGCAAATCAACCTTCATCAACGCACTGCTGGGCGAGCCGCTGCTGCCGATGGGCGTTACTCCGACCACAGAAGGCATTGAACTGGTCCGGTATAGCTCGCAGGCGATCCGTGTTCCCACTTTGCGAGAGAACTCCAGCACGCGTGAATGGGCCCACCCGAATACCGGTGCGCCGGGCGTTGCGCTCGTCGACACACCGGGGACTGGCTCGGTCTTCCAGCGCCATGAGACGACAGCTAAGGGCTTTCTGCACCGCAGCGACCTGGTGATATTCGTCGTCAACGCCAAGCGTGCCCTCGCCGATGCTGAACGCATCTATCTCGACCTTGCCAAACACTACGGCAAGAAGATCATCCTGGTTGTTAACCAGATTGACCTGCTGGAGCTCAATGAGCGCGAAACTGTCCGCCGATTCGTCGAGCAGCAGGTAAAACAGGCTCTCGATCTCTCGCCGCTGATCTTCATGGTCAGCGCGAAAGAGGCGCTCAACGGCGGTGATGGTGGAATCGGTGCAGTTAAGGCTCATTTGAGAGGCGTCTTTGCACAGACACCGCCTGCACAACAGAAGCTTCTCGCCCAACTGAATACTGCCCTTCAAATCGTCCGTCTGTATGAAAATCAACTTGCGGAGCGCTACGACACCGTTAGCGCCGACAGCACCCGTGCCAAGACCATCCGCCTTGAGCTGGAACAGCAGTCGGTCACCTTGGCCGACCCGCTAAAAGCGGCTCGTGCGGAGATTGATGGCGTCTTTGAGATTCTGCGCCAGCGTGGAACGGCCTTTATCGACACTAACCTTAGTGTCCGAATCCTCAGCCGGGGGCCGAGTAAAGAGAAACTTCAGGCCGACTTCCTGGAACAGGTCATCGGCCGCGCGCCAAGGGACATCAGCGAAGCTGCCACGAATTACGTCAATGCGCTGGTCGACAACAGCCGTGTCTACTGGCGCGGCGTCATCGAACGCCTGAATCGGCTGAAGGATGTTCTCGAAACTGAGGTAGGGGGGCTGGATGCCACGGCTTACGCACAGCAGCGTGAAGGCTTAGACGAAGCGATCCGCATCGCTGAGACTGAATTGCGCTCGTATCAAAGCGGCGAACTTGCCAGTGAACTGCATACGGTATTTGAGGGCAATATGAGCGGCCTCCGCTACAACTTCCTCTATGCCTCCGGTGGCTTACTCCTGATTCTCCTGGCCCTGGCACCTGCTGGTCCTGTAATTGGCATAGTCGCCGCCCCACTTGCACTTCCTGCGCTGGTCTTTGGCGCGCCGCTAGCAGCGATCGGCGGTGTCGGCTTGATCCGATACCTTCGCCGCGTGGCCAACGAAACCAAAGCTGACTTTAATGCCCATGTCGACAAACTCATGGGGACTTACCATCGTGCACTCGATGATCTGACCGGTCGTGAGCGGTCGCGGCTCTCCCACTACGGAATGCAGGTCCTCACGCCGATTTTCAGCCGGCTTGAGGCGCTGGCTGCGCAGAGCAAGGCGCAGCACGAAGTATTCCAGCGGCTGGAAGATCGAACCATCACCCTGAAGCGGACCGTTGAGGCGGAAACTCCGGCATAA
- a CDS encoding ScyD/ScyE family protein has translation MNRLRGLVGAVALGALTLGMGSAAQDDGIVAAGLLSPRHIAYGADGTLWIAEAGSGGDIDTPSPLGEGKAGLSSRVTVVTLDGVQEALLTDLPSMNWGFNEIVGVNAVLPVEGSLWMAVGNGGGEATGGLARGVYEWNAETLEQVASYDSLAAETAQNPDGEIIDSNPMDLAVGLDGTIYVADAGANTVWQILPDAAELSVFAVWTDNPVPTAVEVDANGDVWIGFLSGFPHTAGSARVEQRGADGALKATFEGFTAIVDLALAADGLYAVQYGQYGTAGFEPSSGSIVTVTEVGPLPVLENINFPFGLTLSPDGIWMVAFDTNFGQAPGLGRVGSAEAVAVAVAPVPAATPEVVPVETPEVTQ, from the coding sequence ATGAATCGGTTGCGTGGTTTAGTCGGCGCGGTAGCATTGGGCGCACTCACGTTAGGTATGGGCAGTGCAGCTCAGGACGACGGTATTGTTGCCGCCGGCCTGCTTTCGCCGCGTCATATCGCTTATGGCGCTGACGGCACCTTGTGGATTGCCGAGGCGGGGAGCGGCGGTGATATCGATACGCCAAGTCCTCTGGGTGAAGGAAAAGCAGGGCTGTCCTCGCGCGTCACAGTTGTCACACTTGATGGCGTACAGGAAGCGCTATTGACTGATCTTCCGAGCATGAACTGGGGATTCAACGAGATTGTCGGCGTAAACGCAGTTCTGCCTGTTGAGGGTTCGTTATGGATGGCTGTCGGTAACGGCGGCGGCGAGGCTACCGGCGGACTGGCGCGAGGCGTATACGAGTGGAACGCCGAGACGCTTGAACAGGTCGCGAGTTACGACTCCCTTGCAGCAGAAACGGCACAGAACCCGGACGGCGAAATCATCGACAGCAATCCGATGGATTTGGCGGTCGGCTTGGACGGAACGATCTACGTCGCCGACGCCGGCGCCAATACGGTTTGGCAGATTTTGCCTGATGCGGCCGAACTTAGTGTTTTTGCCGTGTGGACCGATAATCCTGTTCCCACCGCCGTTGAAGTTGACGCAAACGGGGATGTCTGGATTGGCTTCTTGAGTGGGTTCCCACATACCGCAGGTTCCGCCCGTGTTGAGCAGCGAGGTGCGGATGGCGCGCTCAAAGCGACATTCGAAGGGTTTACTGCAATTGTCGACCTGGCATTGGCCGCTGACGGTCTGTACGCCGTCCAGTATGGTCAGTATGGCACTGCAGGTTTCGAGCCATCCAGCGGCAGTATCGTGACCGTCACCGAGGTCGGACCGCTGCCGGTGCTTGAGAACATCAACTTCCCGTTTGGCTTGACTCTGTCTCCCGATGGGATCTGGATGGTCGCATTTGACACAAACTTCGGTCAGGCGCCGGGTCTGGGTCGCGTAGGGTCCGCGGAAGCCGTCGCTGTTGCCGTCGCTCCCGTGCCGGCCGCCACGCCTGAAGTTGTGCCTGTCGAGACCCCTGAAGTTACGCAGTAA